The DNA segment CGTCCATCTGAATCGCGCTGTAGTGGACGAAGACGTCCGCACCACCGTCGACCGCGATGAAGCCGTACCCCTTCTCCGCGTTGAACCACTTGACGGTGCCCTGAGCCATGGCTAACTCCCCTATTACTGGCCCTTGCGCAGATCCACACCTCGTGAACCTGGGTCAGACCTCGCCCCCCAATCGGTCGGGGGCGTGCGCCGGAACGCGTCGACCGCGGCTGAATGTATCTGTCCAACTGCCGTCTGCAACAGGTCAATCGGACGAGAATTCTGGACGGACACAGTCCGGAATCTGCCGCAACTTCGGCTGAATTCGGGGCAAGTCGGGCCCCATAAATGCAACAAATGCCGCACATTACCCGCACATTTTGGCTACTTCTTGTCGGGCAGGCGGCATGAATCAAGGGCGCCCATCTCGCCGGAGCGGGAGCGCGTTCCCCAACTCTACCGCGCTCAATCACGCAGAATGGCCCCCTCCGTTTGTCTTGCGAAGGGGGCCATGGAGCGGGCCATTACCGAGGGTAAATTTCAGCCCCCGGCAACCGCCGGAATGATGGAGATGCCCGCGCCGTCGGGCGTGGCGGTCTGAAGTCCGCCCTCGAAACGCACGTCGTCGTCATTGACGTAGACATTCACGAACCGGCGCAGCCTGCCCTGGTCGTCCAGGACGCGGGCGGCGATGCCCGAGTGGTGCTTCTCCAGGTCCTCGATGACCTCCGCGAGCGTGCCGCCCTCGGCGGTGACCTCGGCCTGCCCGCCGGTGTAGGTGCGCAGGATGGTCGGGATGCGAACGGTCACGCTCATGCGAGGCCAGCCTCTCGGAAGGAGTCCAGGTTCGGGCGGATGGTCGCGGTCAGACCGGTGCCGGCGACCGCGTCCAGTGTCTTGAGGCCGTCGCCGGTGTTGAGGACGACGGTGGTCAGCGAGGGGTCCAGCGCGCCGGACTCGATCAGCTTGGCGGTGACGCCGACCGTCACCCCGCCCGCCGTCTCGGCGAAGATGCCCTCGGTCCGGGCGAGCAGCTTGATGGCGTCGACGATCTGCGGGTCCGTCACGTCCTCCACCGCGCCACCGGTACGGCGCGCGATGTCCAGCACGTACGGCCCGTCGGCCGGGTTGCCGATGGCGAGGGACTTGGCGATGGTGTCCGGCTTCTGCGGCCGCACCACGTCATGGCCCGCCTTGTACGCGGCCGACACCGGCGAGCAGCCCTCCGCCTGGGCGCCGAAGATCTTGTACGGCTTGTCCTCGACCAGGCCGAGCGCGAT comes from the Streptomyces seoulensis genome and includes:
- a CDS encoding MoaD/ThiS family protein; amino-acid sequence: MSVTVRIPTILRTYTGGQAEVTAEGGTLAEVIEDLEKHHSGIAARVLDDQGRLRRFVNVYVNDDDVRFEGGLQTATPDGAGISIIPAVAGG
- a CDS encoding cold-shock protein; translation: MAQGTVKWFNAEKGYGFIAVDGGADVFVHYSAIQMDGYRSLEEGQRVEFEISQGQKGPQADMVRVTA